A region of Candidatus Diapherotrites archaeon DNA encodes the following proteins:
- a CDS encoding winged helix-turn-helix transcriptional regulator has product MQARKASFKIVIRKVEQPFSSDFDHEFNWLCNSFGFLPMEAQSDSGAAQIFREIVIATEKGKPLTSTRVAEKVGMSRGAAINHLNNLMRSGLVVKDGRFYLARSRSMYRTIQEIQEDIERIFKRMEETAKRIDREFGIGFEDE; this is encoded by the coding sequence ATGCAGGCAAGAAAAGCCTCTTTCAAGATAGTCATCAGAAAAGTCGAACAGCCGTTCTCTTCAGACTTCGACCACGAATTCAACTGGCTGTGCAATTCTTTCGGCTTCCTGCCAATGGAAGCGCAAAGCGATTCCGGCGCGGCGCAGATTTTCCGCGAAATTGTCATTGCAACCGAGAAAGGAAAGCCTTTGACCTCAACCCGGGTTGCGGAAAAAGTCGGAATGAGCAGGGGCGCGGCAATCAACCACCTGAACAACCTCATGCGCTCAGGCCTGGTCGTGAAAGACGGACGCTTTTACCTTGCAAGAAGCAGGTCAATGTACCGCACGATACAGGAAATCCAGGAAGACATCGAACGCATTTTCAAAAGAATGGAAGAAACGGCAAAACGCATCGACCGGGAATTCGGCATAGGCTTTGAAGACGAATAA
- a CDS encoding nucleotide exchange factor GrpE — MSSHKPKDERGSNAAGVNGEPAKGHGSADFAKLKGLEQKLEKSEADAAEFKADLQRLQADFENFRKRCEREKIETALHANAGLLQDFLPLLDSLNAALSAKQLSTEEKKGIALVKGQFEEILKKEGVSEIPAQGKHFDSGVHECLLRESVPAKADGIVLEELQKGYLFRNRVLRHAKVKVNVLENAEDDAVDNADEGAGPRSAESEVVGGKSCKGDDVKGRVGGKSV; from the coding sequence TTGTCTTCGCACAAGCCAAAGGATGAACGGGGAAGCAATGCAGCCGGCGTCAATGGCGAACCAGCCAAAGGGCATGGCAGTGCGGATTTTGCAAAGCTGAAGGGGCTTGAGCAGAAGCTTGAAAAATCGGAGGCGGATGCCGCGGAGTTCAAGGCAGACCTGCAGAGATTGCAGGCGGATTTCGAGAATTTCAGGAAGCGGTGCGAGAGGGAAAAAATTGAAACTGCGTTGCACGCGAATGCAGGCCTGCTCCAGGATTTTTTGCCATTGCTGGATTCGCTGAATGCAGCCTTGTCGGCAAAACAGCTTTCGACCGAGGAGAAAAAAGGCATTGCCTTGGTGAAAGGGCAATTTGAGGAAATTTTGAAAAAGGAGGGCGTTTCTGAAATTCCGGCCCAGGGAAAGCATTTTGATTCGGGCGTGCACGAATGCCTTTTGCGCGAAAGCGTTCCGGCGAAGGCTGACGGCATTGTGCTTGAGGAACTGCAGAAAGGCTATCTTTTCAGGAACAGGGTTTTGAGGCATGCGAAAGTAAAGGTGAATGTTTTGGAAAATGCGGAAGATGATGCAGTTGACAATGCGGACGAAGGCGCTGGCCCGCGGAGCGCGGAAAGCGAAGTTGTTGGCGGCAAAAGCTGCAAAGGTGACGACGTCAAAGGCAGGGTTGGCGGCAAAAGCGTTTAG